The genomic DNA CCGTGGACATCGACTCGGGGGCGCAGGTCGGGGCCGGGGCGGACCGGCCGGTCTGCACGGCCAGTGTCCACAAGCTGTGCGTGCTGGTGACGCTGCACGAGCTGGCGGCGGCCGGGGAGCTGGACCTCACCGAGCGGATCGAGTGCCCGCCGACCGGACGCACCCCGGGGCCCACCGGGCTCGCGGCCATGCTCGACCCGGTCCTGCTGTCCCTGCGCGACGCCGCGTTCCTGATGATGTCCGTCAGCGACAACACCGCCGCCGACCTGCTGCTGCGCCGGGTCGGCCTGGACGCCGTCAACCGCACCGCGGCCCGGCTCGGCCTCACCCGGACGCGGGCGGTGCACGGCTTCGGCGAGATGCTGGGCACCATGCGCGAGGACGCCGGGCCCGACGGTGCCCGGGCGCTGACCGACCCGCACGTCATCACCCGGCTGCGCGCCCTGGACCCGGCCCGCACCAACCACAGCACCCCGCGCGACATGACCCGCCTGCTCGGCGCGGTGTGGCGGGACGAGGCCTGCCCGCCCGAGTACGGTGCCGCGATGCGCCGGATCATGGGTCTCCAGGTCTGGCCGCACCGCCTCGCCTCGGGCTTCCCCTTCGACGACGTGCACGTGGCCGGCAAGACCGGCAGCCTGCCCACCCTGCGCAACGAGGTCGGCGT from Streptomyces sp. CB09001 includes the following:
- a CDS encoding serine hydrolase, which encodes MTDSVTAARLDAAFADAGVTGWLHAVDIDSGAQVGAGADRPVCTASVHKLCVLVTLHELAAAGELDLTERIECPPTGRTPGPTGLAAMLDPVLLSLRDAAFLMMSVSDNTAADLLLRRVGLDAVNRTAARLGLTRTRAVHGFGEMLGTMREDAGPDGARALTDPHVITRLRALDPARTNHSTPRDMTRLLGAVWRDEACPPEYGAAMRRIMGLQVWPHRLASGFPFDDVHVAGKTGSLPTLRNEVGVVEYPDGGRYAVAVFTRTAHTAAVLPAADAVIGTAARIAVDALRAP